CGAGATAGAGCTTGTCGGGGTTGGCGCGCACCGTCTCGACGAAATCGCGCAGGCCGGGATTGGCAGACTCGTCATCATAATCGGCCAGGTCGTGCGCGGCGGCACCATAGGCGACCGGGAAGCTTTCCGGGCCGCCGAGGAAGCGGAAGTTTCCGCCGGCCCCGCACGATGCGTCGAGCAGCGGCGCGAAGCGGGCATATTTGGCCTCGGCGCGGGTGCCGGGCAGGCCGGCGGCGGCGCGGGTAAGCTGCTTGCGGCCCTCGTTGCGGCCGTGCCGCTCGAAATGCCGCCAGGCATCACCGCCCGCCGCGACATGGCGCGCGACATCCGGGTTGGCCGCCAGATACAGCTCTTCGACGAAATTGGTGTCGGTGACGGGTTCGAACCGCGATGGATCCTGCATCGCGCCTGACTATCGCGATATCGCGGCGGCGGCTAGCCGTTGCCCGAAGCCTGACGAGCGGCTAACCGTCGCCGCCAAGGCAGTGGAGAAGAGTTTGGGGCAGCCCGACATGCGAAAGGCGCGGATCGCCATCCTGGTGCTGGGCATGCACCGGAGCGGCACCTCGGCGCTCGCCCGGCTGCTTGGCTATCTAGGTGCGGCGCTGCCCCGAGACGCGATCGAAGCGCATAGCGATAATGCCAAAGGCTATTGGGAATCGGCCGCGATCGTGAAGGCCGACGACCAGCTGCTGCGGGTCGCGCGGTCGAGCTGGTTTGATCCGCGTCCGCTCGATCTGTCGCGGCTGGAACCATCCGCGCTGCGATCGCGCAAGGACCGGATCTGGGAGGCTGTCACCGCCGCGTTCGGCGAAGCGCCGCTGATGGCGATCAAGGACCCGCGCCAGTGCCGCTTCGTGCCCACCATCGTCGAGACGCTGGCCGAGCATGGCGTCGCCAGCCGCGCGGTGCTGATGCTGCGCAGCCCGCAGGCGGTCGCCCGTTCGATCGCCAGCCGCGACGGCACCACCATGGCCTTCGCCCAACTGCTCTGGCTGCGCCACATGATCGATGCCGAGCGCGCGACCCGGGGGCTTGCCCGCGCCGTGGTGTCGTTCGAGGCGATGCTGGCGCAATGGCGCTATGCTGCCGCAAAGCTTCTGCCTTTGACCGGGGGCATGCTGCCCGAGGGCGACACGGCGGCGGCGATCGATGCCTTTCTCGATCCGGCGCTCCGCCACCATGGCGAGGATGAACCCTCGGGACTGGAAGAGCCACTCGCCGGGATCGTCGATGCCGTGCGCGACGGCCTCTGGGCGCTGACCGAGCGCGACGATGCCGAGACCCGCGCCGTGCTCGATACCGCCTATACCCGGCTGGAAGCGCTGCCCTGGCTCGCCGACGACATCATCCATGACGAGCTTCGTCACCGCCGCTCCGGCGAGGGCGATGCCGCCCCGGCCGCGCCCGAGCCGCTCCCCGCGATTGCGCCGCCCGCCCAGTCGATGCCGACGCCGACCCCGGAGCAGGCGGAGGCGGTGGCGATGATCCGCGACAGCGGGTTGTTCGACATCGGCTGGTATCTGGAGACCTATCCTGACGCGGCCAGCAGCGGGCTTGATCCGATCGAGCATTATCTGACTGTCGGTGCGGCGAAGGGCTATAATCCCAACCCGCTGTTCGACACCGGCTTCTACGCGCGTCAGATGGCGCGGCGGCTGGCCGCCGGGGGCGCTCGGCCATGAAGGCGGCGCTGGTCCTCCATCTTTTCTACCCCGAGGTCGCGGTCGAGCTGATCGATCGGGTTGCGGCGCTCGGCGACCGGGTGGACATCTTCGTTACCCACAGCGTCGCGCTGGATGAGAGCGTGGTGGCCGCGCTCGACCGCCTGCCGCGCAAGGCCGAGATCGTTCCCGTCGCCAATCGTGGCTGGGATATCGGCCCGCTGTTCGAATTGCTGCCGCTGCTGGCGACGCGCGGCTATGACCTGATCGGCAAGCTCCACACCAAGAAGGGCGGGTCCGGCTATGCGCCCGAATGGCGCCGGCTGGCCTATGACGGGATGATCGCCGACGGGGCGCTGGTCGACGCGATCGTCGCGGCGTTCGATGCCACTCCCGATCTGTCGCTGCTGGGGGCGAAGCCGCTCTACAAGTCGGTCGCCAGCCATCTGTTCCGCAATGCCGAGCTGCTGTCGGATCTGGCGCCGCTCCTCGTCGCGCCGGCTTATCCGCCCGCCGACTGGGGCTTCTTCGCCGGCACTTTCTTCTGGGCGCGGCGGACATTGCTGGAAAAGGTCGCCGCGCTCGCCGATTTCCACGACGCTTCGCCCAATCAGGATCGTGACGGGGCGCTCGGCCATGCGGTCGAGCGGCTGTTTGGCCTGGCCCCGCTCGCATTGGGCGGCAGGATCGGGCTGGTCGAGAATGGGCGGATCGAGCTGATCCAGGCGCCGGGCGCACCATCCCACGAGCCCGTGATCCAGACCTTGGTCGATGTGGCGGGGCTGGGCGTCGGCCCGGTCGATGATGCACTGGCCGCGCTGATCGCCAGCCATAATCCGCTGATCGACTATATCCGCCATGGCCGCGAGGCCGATGCGCTGGATCCAAACCTCTATTTCTCGTCGAGCTGGTACAATTCGATCCACGCCGACGTGCATGCGGCGGGAATGCTGCCGCTGCACCATTATATCCACCATGGCGCGGCCGAGGGCCGATCGACCGGCCCGCTGTTCGACGGCGTCTTCTACCGCAAGTCCCATGACGATGTGGCTGGCGATCCGCTGCGCCACTATCTGGAGGTGGGGGCGGTCGAGGGGCGGGTGGCGATCCCGGTCAGCCGGCCGCGCTATGAGACATCGGATGAGCGGCCGCGCCGCTATTATCGCCATTTCGACATTGCCAGCGAGGAAGCCTTCCTGCGCGCGATGGCCAATGTGTCGGCGGATGTCCGTCGCAAGGCCGACGAGACGCTGATCAGCGTGATTATGCCGGCCTGGAATCGAGCCGATCGCATCGCCGCCGCGATCCGATCGGTACTGGCGCAGAGCCACGCGAAATTCGAACTGCTGGTGGTCGACGACGGATCGAGCGACGGCACCGCCGAGATCGCGGCCGCCTTCGCCAGCGATCCCAGGGTCAAGGTGATCCTCGGCTCGCATGGCGGCGTCAGCGCGGCGCGCAATCTGGGGCTGGAGGCCGCGACCGGCGAAATCGTCGCCTATCTCGACAGCGACAATAGCTGGAAGAGCTGGTTCCTCGACGTGATGGCGCTGTTCATGGTCTCCGAAGGGCTCGACTGCGCCTATTCGGGGATCGCGCTTCGCGACGAACTCAACCAGCTCACCGGTTATCGCGGCGACGATTTCGACTGGGAAGCATGCCTCGCCGAAAATTATATTGACCTCAACGCCTTCTGCCACCGCCGCGCGCTCACCGGTGAACTGGGGCTGTTCGACACCAACCTCCGGCGCATGGTCGATTGGGACCTGATCCTGCGCTACGCCAAGGGCCGCCCGGTAGGCTATGCGCCCTTTGTCGGCTGCGAATATCATGACGCAAAGAGCGATGCCGGCCGCATCACCGTCAGCCAGCCTGCGGCCTTCCAGGCGCTGGTCCGCACCAAGAACCGGACAGGCCTGCCGACCGGCCGCGATGCGCACGAACTGGCCGCGCAGCTGAAGCTCAACGTCGCGATCAAGATCGCCGCGCCCGAGGAGGAGAAGGCCGCCTGGGGCGATTTCCACTTCGCCGAGAGCCTTGCGGCGGCGATCGAGAAGCTCGGACACAAGGCGCGGATCGACTTCCGGGGGAAGTGGCACGGCCATTCGATCGCCAGCGAGGATCTGGTGATCGTGCTGCGCGGACTGATCGGCTATGAGCCGCGTCCCGGCCAGATGGCCTTCCTGTGGAACATCAGCCATCCCGACCAGGTCGGTTTCGACGAGATGGACCGCTACAGCCGGGTCTATGCCGCCTCCGCCTCCACCGCCGCGCTGGTCGAGCATATCGTCCGCCCGCCGGTGGTGCCGATGCTGCAGGCGACCGATCCCGGGCGCTTCCACCCGCTGGCCGATCCGCCGGCGGCGCCCGACATCGTTTTCGTCGGCAATTCGCGCGGGATCGACCGCGAGATCGTGAACTGGGCGATCCAGGCCGATCGCGCGCCCGCCATCTATGGCGGAGGCTGGGACGGGCGGGTGCCCGACGGCCTGATCAAGGCCACCAATGTCGACAATCGCGAGCTGGGCGCGCTCTATGCCGGGGCGGGCGTCGTGCTCAACGACCATTGGGAATCGATGCGCGCCTTCGGTCTGCTGTCGAACCGGCTGTTCGACGTGGTGGGCGCCGGGGGCAGGGCGGTCTCCGATCCGATCCCGTCGATGGCGTCGGTGTTCGGTGATGCGGTGAGGCAGGTTTCCGGCCCGGCCGAACTTCGCATGGCGGTCGACGAACTGCTCGCGGCTCCGCGCGATCGCGGCGCGGCGCAGCTGGCCGCCGACTATATCCATGCCGAACACAGCTTCGATGCCCGGGCGCGAACCTTCATCGCCGATGCCTTCGCGATATTGGGCCTGCCCTCGCCGGTCCCCGCCGAAGCGCCCGATTTCGACAATCGCCTCGCCGTCCATATTATCGCGAAGCACAGCGCGATTGGCCCGCAAAGCTCGGCCTATATCCGCCTCGTCGCGCCGCTGAGCGACGAGAGCGTGGCGGGGCGCCTGCGTCTGACCCTGGGCGCCCCAGGCGATCCGCTGCCGGACTGCGACGTCTGCATCGTCCAGCGCACCGCGCTGCCGACGATAGGTGCGGTCGATGCGCTGGTGCGGCAGCTGGGCGCGATGGACGCGGCGCTGGTCGTCGATGTCGATGACGCCTTCACGCTGATCGGGCCCGAACATCCCGAACATGATCTCTATCGCCCGCTCAACGCCGCGCTCGACCGGCTGGTGGCGGCCGCGGCCGAGACATGGTTCTCCACCGAGGAACTGGCCCGGGCCTATGCGCCGCTCGCCCCGCGCAGCGTGATCGTCGCCAATGCGATCGATCCCCGGCTGTGGCGCGACTGGCGCAGGCAGCGCCCGCGCCCCTTCAGCGGATCGAGGGTCCGGATGCTCTATATGGGCACCCACACCCACGGGCCCGATTTCGCGCTGATTCGACCCGCGCTGGACCAGCTTCATGCCGAGCGCGGGGATGCGTTCGATGTTACCGTGATCGGCATCGATCCCGATATTGCCCCCGCGCCCTGGCTGCACCGGCTGGCGCTGCCGGCCGGGGCGGTCAGCTATCCGCGCTTCGTGCGCTGGCTGCGCGAGCAGGGGCCGTTTGACCTGGGACTGGCTCCGCTCGCCGACAATGATTTCAACCGCTGCAAATCCGACATTAAGGCACTGGATTATGCGGCGCTCGGCATCCTTCCCCTGCTCAGCGACGGCCCGGCCTATCGGGCCGATCCGGTACTCGGGAGCGAGGCTTTCTTCTCGGGCCCGGACGACTGGCTGATGATGATGCGCGAGATCATCGACAACAAGGAAGCTGCGGCGGCGCGCGCGGCGGCGGTGGAGGCACATGTGTGGGACCAGCGCGTGGTCGCGCGCAATGCGCCGGAACTGGTGGGCCGGCTCGAGGCTTATCGACGCTAGGGCCTCCGCCGGGGCGACGTTTGAGGAGAGGCCGTTGAAACCCGTGCTCCTGTCCCTGCTGGCACTTCCGCTGCTGCTTGGTGCGGACAGCTCGGTGCCGGCTTTCATCCAGCCGATTGCCTGCAAGCTGGGGCAGGATTGCGCGATCCAGAACTATGTCGATCTCGATCCCTCGGCCAGGGCGAGCGACTATCGCTGCGGTGGCCGCACCTATGACAAGCACAATGGGGTCGATTTCCGCCTTACCAGCATGGCCCGGCAGCGCCGCGGCGTGGCGGTGCTGGCCGCTGCCGACGGGACGGTGCTGCGCGGCCGCGATGGCGTCGCCGACGTGTCGGTGAAGGAGGCGGGCGCAGCGTCGGTCGCCAACATGGAATGCGGCAATGGCGTCGTGATCGGCCATGCCGGCGGCTTCGAGACCCAATATTGCCATATGGCGAAGGGAAGTATCGCCGTGAAGCCGGGGCAGGCGGTGAAGGCCGGTATGGCGATCGGCAAGGTCGGCCTGTCGGGCAACAGCGAATATCCGCACCTCCATTTCACCGTGCGAAAGGACGGCGCGGTGGTGGCGCCCTTCGCCTTCGGTGCGGCGCCCGGCCGCTGTGGGGCAGGTCGCAGCCTGTGGGCGGCTACGGCCGGGCTCGGCAATGCCTACCGCGCCGGCGAGGTGCTGAACGCGGGCTTCGCCGCCGGGCCGGTATCGCTTGCCGCCGCGCTGGAGAACGGATCGGCCCAGCAGCCGCGCCCGACGCGTGACGCGCCGGCGCTCGTCGCCTTCGTCCAGGCGATCGGCCTGCGCGGCGGCGATCTCCAGCGGCTCACCGTTACCGCTCCGGACGGTTCGCTGATCGGCGACAACCGGGCGCCGCCGCTCGACCGGGACAAGGCGCAATGGCTGATCTTCGCCGGCAAGAAGCGCCCAGCCGCAGGCTGGCCGGTGGGCCGCTATGGCGCGCACTATGTCGTCACCCGTGCCGGCAAGCCGGTGATCGAGAAGCGCTTCGCGTTCCAGCTCTGATCTGAGCGATGGCCTAGCCAAAGCGTGGGGACGCGGCTAACCCCAGGCCATGTCAACGGATATGCTTCGATGCCGAACCGCCGGGTTCTGATCGTTCACCAGAATTTCCCCGGTCAGTTCGGCCAGATTGCCCAGGCGCTGCTGGCGCGGGGCGATCAGGTCGCGGCGATCGGTGGGCCCACCGCGCGCCAGATGGAAGGCGTCATGGTCGCCCAATGGTCGGCCGAGAAGGGCACGACGCCGGGAATCTATTATCAGGCGGTGCGGGCCGAGGCGGACCTGATCCGCGCGACCGGCGCGGCCCGCGCGGCGCTGACGCTTCAGAAACATGGCTTCGCCCCCGACGTCATTGTCGCCCACCCCGCCTGGGGCGAGACGCTGCACCTGCGCACCATCTTCCCCGACGTTCCGCAGCTGCTGTTCGGCGAGCTTTATTACAAGGCGCGCGGCCTCGATTCGGATTTCGATCCGGAGTTCGACCAGCCGAGCCTCGGCAGTGATCTGCGCATCAATGCGAAGAACGCCACGGTGATGCTGGCCTATGCCAATGCCGATCGCATCGTCTGTCCGACGCGTTTCCAAGCGGGCCTCCTGCCCCCGCTGCTCCAGCCGCTGATCGAGACGATCCACGAAGGGGTCGATACCGACCGGGCGAAACGGCGGCCCGGCGCGGTGCTGGAACTGCCGAATGGCGCAAGGCTCGACGGCTCCACGCCGGTCATCACCTTCATCAACCGCCGCTTCGAACGGTTGCGCGGTTTCCATGTGTTCATGCGCGCACTGCCCGAATTTCTGGCCGCCTGCCCGGAAGCACAGGTCGTGCTGATCGGGGAGGAGAAAGGCGTCTCCTATGGCGGGCCCCTGCCCGATGGTCAGGAGTGGAAGGACCGGATGCTGGCCGAGGTCGGTGATCGCCTCGATCTGTCGAGGGTCCATTTCCTGGGCAGGGTCGAGCACAGCCGGATGGTCGATGCGCTGTCCATCTCCTGGGGGCACGTCTATTATACCTATCCGTTCGTGCTGAGCTGGTCCCTGCTGGAGGCGATGGCCTGCGAATGCCTGATCATCGGGTCCGATACCGCTCCGGTCCGCGAACTGGTCCAGCATGGTGCCAATGGTGTGCTCTGCGATTTCTTCGATATCCCCGCGCTGACCGCCGCGATGGTGCGCGCGGTGCGCGAGCCGCAGGCCTTCGCGGCGATGCGCAAGGCGGCGCGCGAGACTGTGGTTCCCCGCTATGACGGGCGGCGAACCGGGGTTCCCGCCTGGCTGGAGCTGATCGACAGGGTCGCGCTCCGCCGCTGAGCGTCAGCATATGCCTTTGTGATGCGGGCCTTTGCGGATAAGGGAAGGTCCGCATCGCTTGAAAGCCGAAGGATAGCTGCTTGATCACCACCATCGACGAGGAACAGGGCATCGTCATCGTCCGCGACGGGGACCGCGAGGAACGGCATAGCCTCGCCACCGCCGAGGGTTTCGACGCGGCCTCGCGCGCCTGGCTGCGGGCGACCTGGGACTCCAAATATGTCTACAGCTTCGCCTGGATGGGCCGGCCTGTCATCCAGCCGCCCGAGGACATGATCCGCCTTCAGGAGGTGATCTGGACGCTGAAGCCCGACGTGCTGATCGAGACCGGCGTTGCCCATGGCGGCTCGCTGATCTTCTACGCTTCGCTGTTCGAGGCGATGGGCAAGGGCCGGGTGGTCGGCATCGATATCGAGATCCGCCCGCACAACCGCGAGGCGATCGAGGCGCATCCGATGAGCAAGCGGATCGAGCTGCTCGAGGGATCGTCCACCGCGCCCGAGATCGTCGCGGCGGCGGCGGCGCTGGTGAAGCCCGGTGAAACCGTGCTGGTGGTGCTCGATTCGAACCACAGCAAGGGCCATGTGCTCGACGAATGCCGCGCCTATGGCCCGCTGGTGAGCATCGGCAGCTATATCGTCGCGACCGACGGCATCATGGAGCAGGTGAAGGGCGGCCCGCGCACCGGCGACGATTGGGACTGGAACAATCCCAAGGCCGCCGCCCATGCCTTCGTCGAGGAGGACGAGCGCTTCGTGCTGGAGGAGCCCGCCTTCCCGTTCAACGAGGGGACGGTCGCGAGGCGGGTCACCTACTGGCCCGACGCCTTCATCAAGCGGATCGCCTGAGGCCCACGCGGGGGACAGCCATGAAGACGGTGATATTGGCGGGCGGCCTCGGCACCCGCATCTCGGAAGAGAGCCACCTGCGGCCCAAGCCGATGATCGAGATCGGCGGGCGGCCGATCCTGTGGCACATCATGAAGCTCTTCTCTCAGGCCGGCTTCAACGATTTCATCGTCTGCCTCGGCTACAAGGGCTATGTCATCAAGGAGTATTTCTCCAACTACGTCCTCCACAACGCCGATCTGACCGTCGATCTTGGCAAGGGATCGGTCGAATATCATGCGACCAACCATGAGCCCTGGCGGGTGACGCTGGTCGATACCGGCGCGGAGACGATGACCGGCGGGAGGCTGAAGCGCGTCGCCTCCTATCTCGATCCGGGCGAACCCTTCTTCTTCACCTATGGCGACGGCGTCTCCGACGTCGACCTGAAGGCACTCGCCGCCTTCCATCGCAGCCATGGCCGCGAGGCGACGGTGACGGCGGTGGCGCCGCCGGGCCGCTATGGCGCGCTGGAGATCAGCGAAGGACAGGTGGATCGCTTCGTGGAGAAGCCGGCCGGGGACAACGGCCTGATCAACGGCGGCTTCTTCGTGCTGCAGCCCGAGGTGGTGAACCGTGTGGCCGGTGATGGCATGCCGTTCGAGGCCGAGCCGCTGGAGGGGCTGGCCCGGGACGGGCAACTGATGGCCTGGCGCCATGACGGCTTCTGGAAGGCGATGGATACGCTGCGCGACAAGAACGACCTCGAGGCGCTGTGGGCGAGCGGCAAGGCTCCCTGGCGGTTGTGGGAATGAGGCCTGATCCGGGCTTCTGGTCCGGCAAGCGCGTGCTGCTGACCGGCCATAGCGGCTTCAAGGGGGCCTGGGCGGCGCTGTGGCTGGCGCGGATGGGAGCGGATGTCACCGGGCTTTCACTCGCCCCGGAGGATCAGCCGAGCCTGTTCGAACTGGCGGGCGTTGCGGGCCGGGTCGATCATCGCATCGTCGACCTGCGCGACCGGGCGGCCGTCGGTACCGTGCTTGACGATCAGGACTTCGACATCGTCCTCCATATGGCGGCGCAGGCGCTGGTCCGGGAATCGATCCGCGATCCGATCGCCACCTTCGCGACCAATGTCATGGGCACCGCGCATCTGCTCGATGCGCTGCGCGGACGTGACGGGCTCCGGGCGGTGTTGGTCATCACCTCGGACAAGGTCTACGCCAATGCCGAGACCGGGCGCGCCTTCGCCGAGGGCGATGCGCTGGGCGGCAAGGACCCCTATTCGGCGTCGAAGGCGGCGGCCGAGATCGTGACGAGCAGCTTCGCCCGCAGCTATTTCGCCGGCCGAGTTCCGGTGGCGACCGCGCGGGGCGGCAATGTCATCGGCGGCGGCGATTTCTCGCGCGATCGGATCATGGCCGATATCGTCCGCGCGGCGCTGGCGGGCGGGGAGACGGTGCTGCGCCATCCCGAGGCGACCCGCCCCTGGCAGCATGTGCTCGACTGCGTCGCCGGCTATCTGGTCTATGCCGAGCGGCTGTCGAGCGATCCCGCCGCGCCCGCCGCGCTGAACTTCGGGCCGCGCCCCGATGGCCCGGTGCTGACCGTGGGCGAACTCGCCACGCGCGCGATCGACGCGCTGGGCGCTAAGCCCTGGCGGCATGAGCCCGACAGCACCTCGATCGAGGCCCGCACCTTGGGCATCGACACGACGCTCGCCGGCAGCCTGCTCGGTTTCGCCAGCCGGCTCGATGCACCCGACGCGGTCGACTGGACGGTCGATTGGTACCGACGCTGGTCGCAGGGCAGCGATGCCGCGCTGCTGTGCGACGAACAGATATCCCGCTACGAAGACAGTTGATGACCCAACCGACCTGCCGTTTCTGCCGAGCCCCGCTCGCGCTCGATCTTATCGACCTGGGGCAGCAGCCCTTGTCCAACGCCTATCTGACCCGGGCGAAGCTCGACGCGGGCGGCGAGGGTTTCTACCCGCTCCATGTCCGGGTCTGCGAGCAATGCTGGCTGGTCCAGGCCGACGATCCCGTCGCGCATGACGCGATCTTCGATGATGATTACGCCTATTTCTCCTCCTATTCGGCGAGCTGGGTTGCCCATGCGAAGCGCTATGCCGAGGCGATGAAGGCGCGCTTCGGGCTCGGCCCGTCCTCGCTGGTCGCCGAGGTGGCCAGCAATGACGGCTATCTGCTGCAGCATTTCGTCGCGATGGGCGTGCCGGTGCTCGGCATCGAGCCCACCGCCAACACCGCCGCCGCCGCGATCGACAGGGGCGTGCCGACCGAGGTCGCCTTCTTCAACGCCCGCGCTGCCGCCGAGATGAAGGCGCGTGGCATCCAGGCCGATTTGATGGCGGGCAACAACGTCCTCGCCCATGTTCCCGACATCGCCGATTTCGTCGCGGGCTTCCCGATTCTGCTCAAGTCCGAAGGCGTGCTGACCTTCGAATTCCCGCACCTGCTCAAGCTGATCGAGCTGGTCCAGTTCGACACCATCTACCATGAGCATTTCTCCTATCTGTCGCTGCTGGCGGTGGAGAAGGTGCTGGCGGCCAACGGCATGAGGGCCTTCGATGTCGAGCAGCTGCCGACCCATGGCGGCTCGCTGCGGCTGTTCTGCGCCCACCAAGGCGCCAGCCATGCCGAGACCCCGGCGCTCCGCGATGTCCGCGCGGCCGAGGCGGCGGCGGGGCTCGATACGCGCGCACCCTATGAAAGCTTCACCGCGCGGGCCGAGGCGGTGCGCGATGGCCTGCTCGTCTTCCTCGACCGTGCCGCGGCGGAGGGCAAGCGGGTTGCCGCCTATGGCGCGGCGGCCAAGGGCAACACCTTCCTCAACTATGCGGGCGTGACGGCGCCGCGCATCGAGGCGGTGTTCGATGCCAATCCGCACAAGCAGGGCCGCTATCTTCCGGGCAGCCATGCGCCGATCCTTGCACCGTCGGAAGTGGCGACGATGCGGCCCGATTATCTCCTCATCCTGCCCTGGAATCTGAAGGACGAGATCATCGGCCAGATGGCGACGATTCGCGACTGGGGCGGGAAGTTCGTGATCGCGGTACCGACGATCGAGGTGATCGACTGATGCGCTTCGAGCCGACCCCGATCGCCGGCGTTGTGGTGGTCGAGCTCGAACCCCATGCCGACGACCGGGGCTATTTTGCCCGCGCCCATTGCCCGCAGGAGTTCGCGGCGGCGGGCTTTCCCTTCGTGCCGGTGCAGAGCAGCCTGTCGCGCAACCACGCGGCACGCACCCTGCGCGGCATGCACTATCAGCCGGCGCCGCATGGCGAGGCCAAGCTGGTGCGGGTGGTGCGCGGCCGCATCCATGATGTCGCGCTGGACATGCGGCCCGGCAGCGCGACCTTCGGCCGCTGGACCGCCGCCGAGCTGTCGGCCGACAATGGGCGGGCCTTGCTGATCCCCGAGGGGGTGGCGCATGGCTTCCTGACGCTCGAGCCCGACAGCGACATCCTCTACATGATCGACCGGATGTTCGAGCCGGGCCGTGGCCGGGCGGTGCGCTGGGACGATCCCGCCTTCGCGATCGACTGGCCTGCCGCGCCGGATGTGCTATCTCCGGCCGACGCCAAGCTGCCCGATTTCGTTGCGGAGCGCTGAGCCCATGCTCGAAGCCGATCCCACCGCCCGCATCTCGCCGCTTGCCGATATCGAGCCGTCGGTGCGCGGCAGCCGCTATGTGGTGGGCGCGCGGACGATGATCGACGCCTTCGTCAAGATCAAGCCGGCGGGCGGATCGGGCGACGTGGTCATTGGCGCCGACTGTGCGATCAATTCGGGCACCGTGATCTACAGCGGCAATGGCGTGACGATCGGCGATGCGGTGCTGATCGCCGCCAACTGCACACTCGCCGCGACCAACCATGAGACCGCCGATCCCGATCGACGCATCCGCGACCAGGGGTTTCAGCCGAGCCGGGGCGGAATCGTGATCGGCGACGATGTCTGGCTGGGCGCGAATGTGGTGCTGCTCGACGGCGCGCGGATCGGGCAGGGCGCGGTGATCGCCGCCGGATCGGTGGTGCGCGGCGAGGTCGAGCCCTATGCCATCTATGCGGGCGCCCCGGCCGTGAGGCGTGGCAGCCGGCGCGGCGGACCCTCGGCCGAATGACCGGCTATACCGTCATAGGCGCGAACGGCTTCGTCGGTAGCCACGTCGTCGATCATCTGCGCGGACGGGGTATCGAACCCTTCTGCCCGGTGCGCGACGATCCCCGGCTGTGGGATCGCGATCTCGGCCGCATCTTCTACTGCGCCGGGCTGACCGGCGACTATCGCAGCCGCCCGTTCGCGACGGTGGAAGCGCATGTCGCACTGCTCGCCCGGCTGCTCGAACGGGCCCGCTTCGATCGCATCGTCTATCTTTCCTCAACCCGGCTCTATGGCAGCCAGGCGGGCGGTGAGGGGCGCGAGACGCTGCCGATCGCCGTCGACGCCGGCGATCACGAGCATCTCTACGAACTGTCGAAGCTGCTGGGCGAGAACCTGACCCTGCATCGCTCCGACGGGCGCGGGGTGGTGGCGCGGCTGTCCTATGTGTTCGGCTGGGACGACAGGGCGGAGGGCTTCCTGTCCGAATGGCTGCGCCGGGCGGCGCGGG
The sequence above is drawn from the Rhizorhabdus dicambivorans genome and encodes:
- a CDS encoding class I SAM-dependent methyltransferase — protein: MTQPTCRFCRAPLALDLIDLGQQPLSNAYLTRAKLDAGGEGFYPLHVRVCEQCWLVQADDPVAHDAIFDDDYAYFSSYSASWVAHAKRYAEAMKARFGLGPSSLVAEVASNDGYLLQHFVAMGVPVLGIEPTANTAAAAIDRGVPTEVAFFNARAAAEMKARGIQADLMAGNNVLAHVPDIADFVAGFPILLKSEGVLTFEFPHLLKLIELVQFDTIYHEHFSYLSLLAVEKVLAANGMRAFDVEQLPTHGGSLRLFCAHQGASHAETPALRDVRAAEAAAGLDTRAPYESFTARAEAVRDGLLVFLDRAAAEGKRVAAYGAAAKGNTFLNYAGVTAPRIEAVFDANPHKQGRYLPGSHAPILAPSEVATMRPDYLLILPWNLKDEIIGQMATIRDWGGKFVIAVPTIEVID
- the rfbC gene encoding dTDP-4-dehydrorhamnose 3,5-epimerase; amino-acid sequence: MRFEPTPIAGVVVVELEPHADDRGYFARAHCPQEFAAAGFPFVPVQSSLSRNHAARTLRGMHYQPAPHGEAKLVRVVRGRIHDVALDMRPGSATFGRWTAAELSADNGRALLIPEGVAHGFLTLEPDSDILYMIDRMFEPGRGRAVRWDDPAFAIDWPAAPDVLSPADAKLPDFVAER
- a CDS encoding cephalosporin hydroxylase family protein; its protein translation is MITTIDEEQGIVIVRDGDREERHSLATAEGFDAASRAWLRATWDSKYVYSFAWMGRPVIQPPEDMIRLQEVIWTLKPDVLIETGVAHGGSLIFYASLFEAMGKGRVVGIDIEIRPHNREAIEAHPMSKRIELLEGSSTAPEIVAAAAALVKPGETVLVVLDSNHSKGHVLDECRAYGPLVSIGSYIVATDGIMEQVKGGPRTGDDWDWNNPKAAAHAFVEEDERFVLEEPAFPFNEGTVARRVTYWPDAFIKRIA
- a CDS encoding NAD-dependent epimerase/dehydratase family protein, coding for MTGYTVIGANGFVGSHVVDHLRGRGIEPFCPVRDDPRLWDRDLGRIFYCAGLTGDYRSRPFATVEAHVALLARLLERARFDRIVYLSSTRLYGSQAGGEGRETLPIAVDAGDHEHLYELSKLLGENLTLHRSDGRGVVARLSYVFGWDDRAEGFLSEWLRRAAREREISLDSSPGYARDYIHIDDVVVALKALLDRGPAGIVNVARGETVSNVQLAELFAAQGWRIAFTRGNDGGSAGERIDAARLVALGMAARPILPLISGFLDGLK
- the rfbF gene encoding glucose-1-phosphate cytidylyltransferase — encoded protein: MKTVILAGGLGTRISEESHLRPKPMIEIGGRPILWHIMKLFSQAGFNDFIVCLGYKGYVIKEYFSNYVLHNADLTVDLGKGSVEYHATNHEPWRVTLVDTGAETMTGGRLKRVASYLDPGEPFFFTYGDGVSDVDLKALAAFHRSHGREATVTAVAPPGRYGALEISEGQVDRFVEKPAGDNGLINGGFFVLQPEVVNRVAGDGMPFEAEPLEGLARDGQLMAWRHDGFWKAMDTLRDKNDLEALWASGKAPWRLWE
- a CDS encoding acyltransferase, whose amino-acid sequence is MLEADPTARISPLADIEPSVRGSRYVVGARTMIDAFVKIKPAGGSGDVVIGADCAINSGTVIYSGNGVTIGDAVLIAANCTLAATNHETADPDRRIRDQGFQPSRGGIVIGDDVWLGANVVLLDGARIGQGAVIAAGSVVRGEVEPYAIYAGAPAVRRGSRRGGPSAE
- the rfbG gene encoding CDP-glucose 4,6-dehydratase, encoding MRPDPGFWSGKRVLLTGHSGFKGAWAALWLARMGADVTGLSLAPEDQPSLFELAGVAGRVDHRIVDLRDRAAVGTVLDDQDFDIVLHMAAQALVRESIRDPIATFATNVMGTAHLLDALRGRDGLRAVLVITSDKVYANAETGRAFAEGDALGGKDPYSASKAAAEIVTSSFARSYFAGRVPVATARGGNVIGGGDFSRDRIMADIVRAALAGGETVLRHPEATRPWQHVLDCVAGYLVYAERLSSDPAAPAALNFGPRPDGPVLTVGELATRAIDALGAKPWRHEPDSTSIEARTLGIDTTLAGSLLGFASRLDAPDAVDWTVDWYRRWSQGSDAALLCDEQISRYEDS